The following proteins come from a genomic window of Flavobacterium crocinum:
- a CDS encoding type I phosphomannose isomerase catalytic subunit encodes MSQNLYPLQFEPILKERIWGGEKLKTILNKPIVSKITGESWELSTVEGDVSVVANGVLKGKSLMELIDETPDAVLGTKVYERFGKQFPLLFKYLDAREDLSIQVHPNDKLAKERHNSFGKTEMWYVTQADADARIIVGFKEDSNKEEYLKHLQDNTLVSILDTVKAKPGDVFFLETGTVHAIGAGLVIAEIQQTSDITYRLYDFDRVDAQGNKRELHVDLALDAINYNKVDTQKKYESKVNTSNTVVDCPYFTTNFLPLENKLEVSKTGETFTVYMCIEGDFEIEYDGFKNSYKKGDTVLVPAAIKAFNLTGNASILEIYIS; translated from the coding sequence ATGAGCCAAAATTTATACCCTTTACAATTTGAACCGATCTTAAAAGAAAGAATCTGGGGAGGAGAAAAATTAAAAACAATTTTGAATAAGCCAATCGTTTCTAAAATTACCGGTGAAAGCTGGGAATTGTCTACTGTAGAAGGAGATGTAAGTGTGGTGGCAAACGGAGTTCTAAAAGGAAAATCTTTGATGGAGCTTATTGATGAAACTCCGGACGCCGTTTTAGGAACTAAAGTTTACGAGCGTTTCGGGAAACAATTTCCTTTACTTTTCAAATATCTTGATGCGAGAGAAGACCTTTCTATTCAGGTTCACCCAAACGATAAATTAGCTAAAGAGCGTCATAACTCATTCGGAAAAACAGAAATGTGGTATGTGACTCAGGCAGATGCAGATGCGAGAATTATTGTTGGTTTTAAAGAAGATTCAAATAAAGAAGAGTATTTAAAACATTTACAAGACAATACTTTAGTTTCAATCTTAGATACTGTAAAGGCAAAGCCAGGCGATGTTTTCTTCTTAGAAACAGGAACTGTTCATGCAATTGGAGCTGGTCTGGTTATTGCCGAGATTCAGCAGACTTCTGATATTACTTATAGATTATATGATTTTGACCGTGTAGATGCACAGGGGAATAAAAGAGAATTACATGTAGATTTAGCTCTTGATGCGATTAACTACAATAAAGTAGATACTCAGAAAAAATATGAGTCTAAAGTAAACACTTCAAATACGGTTGTAGATTGTCCTTATTTTACAACGAATTTCCTTCCATTAGAAAACAAATTAGAGGTTTCTAAAACTGGAGAAACATTTACAGTTTATATGTGTATTGAAGGTGATTTTGAAATTGAATATGACGGATTTAAAAACTCGTATAAAAAAGGAGATACTGTTTTGGTTCCGGCTGCGATAAAAGCATTTAATTTGACTGGAAATGCTTCAATTTTAGAAATTTACATTTCTTAA
- a CDS encoding peroxiredoxin, producing the protein MSLKIGDIVPNFTAKDNNGETFESQSVLGRKPLVIYFYPKDNTPGCTTEACSFRDQYEDFKDLGAEVIGISSDSVKSHHKFAAKHQLPFILLSDRDKRLRKLFGVRNNLFGLLPGRVTYIIDRNGLVISIFDSVNAAKHIPKALETIKELVL; encoded by the coding sequence ATGTCATTAAAAATAGGAGATATAGTTCCGAATTTTACTGCAAAAGACAATAATGGAGAAACTTTTGAAAGCCAGAGTGTTTTAGGAAGAAAACCATTGGTAATTTATTTTTACCCAAAAGATAATACGCCTGGCTGTACAACAGAAGCCTGCAGTTTTCGGGATCAATATGAAGATTTCAAAGATTTGGGAGCTGAGGTAATCGGGATTAGCAGTGATAGTGTCAAATCACATCACAAATTTGCTGCTAAACATCAATTACCTTTTATTTTGCTTTCAGATCGTGATAAAAGATTAAGAAAGCTTTTTGGTGTCCGTAATAATTTGTTCGGACTTCTGCCGGGCCGTGTTACTTATATTATCGATAGAAATGGTCTGGTGATTTCGATCTTCGATAGTGTAAATGCTGCGAAACACATACCAAAAGCTTTGGAAACTATTAAGGAATTAGTATTATAA
- a CDS encoding 6-carboxytetrahydropterin synthase has translation MRVTISRKAHFNAAHRLHRKDWSFEKNDAVFGKCNNPNFHGHNYGLTVSVTGKIDPETGFVLDVKVLADIIREEVEIPFDHKNLNLDVPEFLDLNPTAENIAVVIWNKIRQRIHTDFDLEVVLNETDRNFVTYKGE, from the coding sequence ATGAGAGTAACCATATCAAGAAAAGCACATTTTAATGCTGCACATCGACTACATCGAAAAGATTGGTCATTTGAAAAAAACGATGCTGTTTTTGGCAAATGCAACAATCCTAATTTCCATGGTCATAATTATGGTTTAACAGTAAGTGTTACAGGAAAAATTGATCCGGAAACTGGTTTTGTTTTAGATGTGAAAGTATTAGCGGATATTATACGCGAAGAAGTAGAAATTCCGTTTGATCACAAAAATCTAAATCTGGATGTCCCAGAATTTTTAGATTTGAATCCAACAGCAGAAAATATTGCCGTTGTGATATGGAATAAAATTAGACAAAGAATTCACACTGACTTTGATTTGGAAGTAGTGCTGAATGAAACCGACCGTAATTTTGTAACTTATAAAGGAGAATAA
- the idi gene encoding isopentenyl-diphosphate Delta-isomerase has translation MTEENVILVNQNDEQIGLMPKLEAHEKALLHRAFSVFVLNEQNEIMLQQRAHQKYHSPLLWTNTCCSHQREGETNIEAGSRRLFEEMGFKTDLKELFHFIYKAPFDNGLTEHELDHVMIGYYNEDPNINTEEVEDWKWMKIEDVKADIEKQPEIYTVWFKIIFDEFYHYLEDHKL, from the coding sequence ATGACAGAAGAAAACGTAATATTAGTTAATCAAAATGATGAGCAGATTGGCTTAATGCCAAAATTAGAAGCACATGAAAAAGCGCTTTTGCACCGTGCATTTTCAGTTTTTGTTTTAAATGAACAAAATGAAATCATGCTGCAGCAGCGTGCACATCAAAAATATCATTCTCCTTTGCTGTGGACCAACACTTGCTGCAGTCATCAGCGTGAAGGCGAAACCAATATCGAAGCAGGAAGCAGAAGATTGTTTGAAGAAATGGGATTTAAAACAGATTTGAAAGAGCTGTTTCATTTTATTTATAAAGCACCTTTTGATAACGGATTGACAGAACATGAATTAGATCATGTGATGATTGGATATTATAACGAAGATCCAAATATCAATACCGAAGAAGTGGAAGACTGGAAATGGATGAAAATTGAAGATGTAAAAGCAGATATAGAAAAACAGCCCGAAATATATACGGTTTGGTTTAAAATAATTTTTGATGAATTTTATCATTATTTAGAAGATCATAAACTTTAA
- the msrB gene encoding peptide-methionine (R)-S-oxide reductase MsrB — protein MKSKTQFLSLCFLIPLFILQACGQNNKNYIKPETAKNVISKPNNPYYSNTDTTKLNVSDAEWKKVLPEDVYAVMREADTERPFTGKYWNTDEKGTYYCASCGNKLFRSTAKFSSSCGWPSFFEQDNKKSIVFKEDNSLGMERTETLCGRCGGHLGHIFDDGPEPTGKRYCMNSIALDFIPDSK, from the coding sequence ATGAAATCTAAAACCCAATTTCTCAGTCTTTGTTTTTTAATACCGCTTTTCATTTTACAGGCTTGCGGACAAAACAATAAAAATTACATTAAGCCCGAAACTGCAAAAAATGTAATTAGTAAACCTAACAATCCATATTATTCCAATACAGATACTACGAAATTAAATGTAAGTGATGCCGAATGGAAAAAGGTTTTGCCGGAGGACGTTTACGCTGTTATGCGTGAAGCCGATACTGAAAGGCCTTTTACAGGAAAATATTGGAATACGGATGAAAAAGGAACTTACTATTGTGCTTCGTGCGGGAATAAACTTTTCAGATCTACCGCCAAATTCTCCAGCAGCTGTGGCTGGCCAAGTTTCTTTGAACAGGACAATAAAAAAAGTATTGTTTTCAAAGAAGATAATTCGCTTGGAATGGAAAGAACGGAAACCCTTTGTGGTCGTTGCGGCGGACATTTGGGACATATCTTTGATGATGGTCCGGAACCAACCGGAAAACGTTATTGTATGAATTCGATCGCTCTTGATTTTATTCCTGATTCTAAATAA
- the msrA gene encoding peptide-methionine (S)-S-oxide reductase MsrA, translating to MKNILLICFLALSLKGIAQNKKASNLETITLGGGCYWCVEAVYEDLNGVKSVVSGFSGGNVANPTYEEVCTGETGHAEVVQITYDKTVTDINEIFKVFFTVHDPTTLNRQGADVGTQYRSVIFYKNAEQKKAAESIIADLNKAKVYKKPIVTKVEPFKVFYKAEDYHQNYYANNKNQPYCKMVIQPKLEKFEKVFKDKLKKH from the coding sequence ATGAAAAATATACTTTTAATATGTTTTCTGGCGCTTTCGCTAAAGGGGATTGCTCAGAATAAAAAAGCATCGAATTTAGAAACCATTACACTTGGCGGAGGATGCTACTGGTGTGTTGAAGCTGTTTATGAAGATTTAAACGGAGTAAAATCAGTTGTTTCCGGATTTTCAGGTGGAAATGTTGCCAATCCTACTTATGAAGAAGTCTGCACAGGCGAGACTGGTCATGCCGAAGTAGTTCAGATTACTTACGACAAAACGGTGACAGATATTAACGAAATCTTTAAAGTCTTTTTTACTGTACACGACCCAACAACCTTAAATCGTCAGGGAGCTGATGTTGGAACACAATATCGTTCTGTAATTTTCTATAAAAACGCCGAACAGAAAAAAGCAGCCGAAAGCATTATTGCCGATTTGAATAAAGCAAAAGTGTACAAAAAACCAATCGTAACAAAAGTAGAACCTTTTAAAGTTTTTTACAAAGCTGAAGATTATCATCAGAACTATTATGCAAACAATAAAAACCAGCCATATTGTAAAATGGTGATTCAGCCAAAACTGGAAAAGTTTGAAAAGGTTTTTAAGGATAAACTTAAAAAGCATTAA
- a CDS encoding META domain-containing protein: protein MKKYTLAVVSVLTLLLTSCMATKDKSAGNLYDTTWELEYISGPRIAFEGLYPNKKPQLTFDQKETRVYGNNGCNGYSAPYTLSGKSLTFGEAGPTTMMYCDGGGEKVFLKQIKQITSYSIDKDGKLNLIQGDIPVMRFKKVAKQ, encoded by the coding sequence ATGAAAAAATACACACTCGCAGTAGTTTCAGTTTTAACTTTATTATTGACTTCATGTATGGCAACGAAAGACAAAAGTGCAGGGAATTTGTATGATACAACCTGGGAATTAGAATACATTTCCGGACCTAGAATTGCTTTTGAAGGGCTATACCCGAATAAAAAACCACAGCTTACTTTTGACCAGAAAGAAACAAGAGTTTATGGTAATAACGGATGTAATGGTTATAGTGCACCTTATACTTTAAGCGGAAAATCTCTAACTTTTGGAGAAGCTGGTCCAACAACCATGATGTATTGTGACGGTGGAGGAGAAAAAGTGTTTCTAAAACAAATAAAACAGATTACAAGTTATTCTATTGATAAAGACGGAAAACTGAATTTAATTCAGGGAGATATTCCGGTGATGCGATTTAAAAAGGTAGCGAAACAATAG
- a CDS encoding IS110 family RNA-guided transposase, producing the protein MKNIIIGIDISKKTLDICVKEEAINYFTIENEINDITRFFKRYAKENVILAMENTGRYNWNIFEALEKFNFKVYVISALHIKKSIGLVRGKNDKIDALRICSFIEKNYQENREWKPSSSSIKKIKILLTERALRIKIKKQLMVQQHDYKLMKGIGLDKELKNLNIKLIKSIEAQIMIIENDIEAIILKNENLNHQQKLIKSVPGVGQVLSWTLLSKTEGFTVITDPRKMACYSGVVPFDFQSGTSLKKRPGVSMLADKNLKTVLHMAAMSAIRLDNDLRKYYIRKVDEGKNKMSVLNAVRNKIIHRVFAVIKNQTSYQKDLVLS; encoded by the coding sequence ATGAAAAACATTATTATCGGAATTGATATCAGCAAAAAGACTTTAGATATCTGCGTAAAAGAAGAGGCTATTAATTATTTTACTATTGAAAATGAAATTAATGACATTACTCGTTTTTTTAAAAGATATGCTAAAGAAAATGTAATTCTGGCAATGGAAAATACAGGCAGATACAACTGGAATATCTTTGAAGCATTGGAAAAATTTAACTTTAAGGTTTATGTTATATCAGCTCTGCATATCAAAAAAAGCATTGGTCTTGTCAGAGGGAAAAATGATAAAATCGATGCACTGCGTATCTGCAGTTTCATTGAGAAAAATTATCAGGAGAACAGAGAATGGAAGCCGAGCTCCTCTTCTATAAAAAAAATAAAAATACTATTGACAGAAAGAGCTTTAAGAATAAAAATCAAAAAACAGCTTATGGTTCAGCAGCATGACTACAAATTAATGAAAGGTATTGGGCTGGATAAAGAGTTAAAAAACTTAAACATCAAACTTATTAAAAGTATTGAGGCACAAATTATGATTATTGAAAATGATATTGAAGCTATAATCCTAAAGAATGAAAATCTAAACCACCAGCAGAAATTGATAAAATCTGTTCCTGGAGTGGGTCAAGTTTTATCTTGGACATTATTATCTAAAACAGAAGGTTTTACAGTTATAACTGATCCAAGAAAAATGGCATGCTACAGCGGAGTTGTGCCTTTTGATTTTCAATCTGGAACATCATTAAAAAAAAGGCCCGGAGTATCAATGCTTGCTGATAAAAACCTAAAGACTGTTTTACACATGGCCGCAATGAGTGCAATTAGACTTGATAATGACTTAAGAAAATATTACATCCGAAAAGTTGATGAAGGAAAAAACAAAATGAGTGTTTTAAACGCTGTGAGAAACAAAATAATTCATCGAGTTTTTGCGGTAATAAAAAATCAAACCTCTTATCAAAAAGATTTGGTTTTATCATAG
- a CDS encoding GIY-YIG nuclease family protein, with amino-acid sequence MKSYEGYHTYYIYIIANRHKTVLYIGVTNNLRLRLKQHKENISSNNNTFAAKYNAQYLLYYEKFTWIQEAIAREKEIKGWIRDKKIELIKTINPDLDFLDYLFE; translated from the coding sequence ATGAAATCATACGAAGGCTATCATACTTATTACATTTATATTATTGCAAATAGACACAAGACAGTTCTTTATATAGGTGTGACTAATAATTTGCGACTCAGATTGAAACAGCATAAAGAAAATATTAGCAGTAACAATAACACCTTTGCTGCGAAATATAATGCTCAGTACTTGCTGTATTATGAAAAATTCACTTGGATTCAAGAAGCAATTGCACGCGAGAAGGAAATAAAAGGCTGGATAAGAGATAAAAAAATAGAACTTATTAAAACGATTAATCCTGATTTGGATTTTTTAGATTATTTGTTTGAATAG
- a CDS encoding TetR/AcrR family transcriptional regulator, with translation MAKKKIDASTEEKIIEAARKVFTEKGYAATRTRDIAEEAGLNLALLNYYFRSKEKLFSLVMAEKVGQLFGIIAPIVNDDKTTLQEKIELIVPAYLNVLLQNPGLPLFVLSEIRNNPEHFSNRVQAGKILTQSVLVKQLLEKQPNVNPLQFILNLLGMCIFPFVTKPVFEASGLLNENSFNQLIEERKTLIVKWVNLMLDN, from the coding sequence ATGGCAAAAAAGAAAATAGACGCAAGTACAGAAGAGAAAATAATTGAAGCTGCCCGTAAAGTATTTACAGAAAAAGGCTATGCTGCAACCCGTACGCGCGATATTGCCGAAGAAGCCGGTCTAAATCTGGCTTTACTAAATTACTACTTTAGAAGTAAAGAAAAACTTTTCAGCTTAGTTATGGCCGAAAAAGTGGGGCAATTGTTTGGTATAATTGCGCCAATTGTTAATGATGATAAAACTACACTTCAGGAAAAAATAGAACTTATTGTTCCTGCCTATTTAAATGTTTTACTGCAGAATCCTGGTCTTCCTCTTTTTGTTTTAAGCGAAATACGAAATAACCCGGAACATTTCAGCAATAGAGTTCAAGCCGGAAAAATATTAACCCAATCTGTTTTGGTCAAACAACTTTTGGAGAAACAGCCCAATGTTAATCCGCTTCAATTTATTCTAAATCTACTGGGAATGTGCATTTTTCCGTTTGTGACTAAACCTGTTTTTGAAGCATCGGGATTATTAAACGAAAATTCTTTTAACCAATTAATAGAAGAAAGAAAAACACTTATTGTAAAATGGGTCAATTTAATGTTAGATAACTAA
- a CDS encoding TolC family protein, with translation MKRLLILFLVLSAAGYSQQSEKLLTLDNCYRMAEENYPLSKKRELIAKSSEFTIDNIAKGYYPKFDILAQATYQSDVTKLPVSIPGTSMPILNNDQYKAYGELNQIIYDGGNIKQQKEVVNSQTKVQQQQLQVDLYAVKQRVTDIYFGILIYNEQLRQNDLLKNDISIGIKTVEAQLKNGTAYRSSLDLLKAEFLKADQQAISIRSYKKAYLDMLGLFINQELSAETKLETPQTSISPQEINRPELALFNFRNENFELNKETIDAGNRPKLNFFAQGGIANPALNFLKEGFEWYYIGGLRLNWSLTGLYTSKKQKEIININKLEVDADKETFLFNTHQSLKQQNAEITKLQEYLVSDGQIVDLRSNVKKASLAQLENGVINPDDYLKFVNDENEAKQNKIIHETELLLAQYRQKLITGN, from the coding sequence ATGAAAAGATTATTAATACTTTTTCTGGTTTTATCAGCAGCAGGTTATTCGCAACAAAGCGAAAAACTCTTAACGCTCGATAATTGCTACAGAATGGCAGAAGAAAATTATCCGTTGTCCAAAAAAAGAGAACTTATCGCCAAAAGCAGCGAGTTTACAATTGATAATATTGCAAAAGGATATTATCCAAAATTCGACATACTGGCACAGGCAACTTACCAATCTGATGTTACTAAACTTCCCGTGAGCATCCCGGGAACTTCTATGCCGATATTAAACAACGATCAATACAAAGCCTATGGAGAACTCAATCAGATTATTTATGATGGAGGAAATATCAAACAGCAAAAAGAAGTAGTCAATTCTCAGACCAAGGTACAGCAACAGCAACTTCAGGTAGATTTATATGCTGTTAAACAAAGGGTGACAGATATTTATTTTGGAATTTTAATTTACAATGAACAATTACGCCAAAATGATCTGCTGAAAAACGATATTTCAATCGGAATAAAAACGGTTGAAGCCCAGCTTAAAAACGGAACAGCTTACAGAAGCAGCTTGGATCTGCTAAAAGCGGAATTTTTAAAAGCAGATCAACAGGCAATCAGTATTCGAAGTTATAAAAAAGCCTATCTGGATATGTTAGGCCTTTTTATCAATCAGGAATTAAGTGCTGAAACAAAATTGGAAACACCTCAAACCAGCATTTCTCCACAAGAGATAAATCGTCCGGAATTAGCACTTTTTAATTTTAGAAATGAAAATTTTGAACTCAACAAAGAAACTATTGATGCCGGAAACAGACCTAAACTCAACTTTTTTGCACAAGGCGGTATCGCCAATCCGGCACTCAACTTTTTAAAAGAAGGTTTTGAATGGTATTACATTGGCGGACTGCGTTTAAATTGGTCTTTAACGGGTTTATATACTTCTAAAAAGCAGAAAGAAATCATCAACATCAATAAATTAGAAGTCGATGCAGATAAAGAGACTTTTCTTTTTAATACTCATCAATCTTTAAAACAGCAAAACGCTGAAATAACTAAACTTCAGGAATATTTAGTTTCTGACGGACAGATTGTAGACTTAAGAAGTAATGTTAAAAAAGCTTCTTTAGCACAATTAGAAAACGGCGTGATCAATCCAGATGATTATCTAAAATTTGTTAATGATGAGAACGAAGCCAAACAAAATAAAATCATTCACGAAACCGAATTACTTCTGGCGCAATACAGACAAAAATTAATAACCGGAAACTAA
- a CDS encoding HlyD family secretion protein: protein MKKILYIAITTILISCSNNKNDFDATGTFEAVETIIPAEASGIIKELKVEEGNNLKEGQVVGYIDTIQLELKKEQLLAQIKATQSRKPDAKTQLDVYREELKLAKIDQQRVQNLVNADAATRKQLDDANSKVSVIQKQITALQTSLDISTTGIDDETQTLKVQISQINDQLAKSKIVNKTNGTVLTKYAETGEMATIGKPLYKIADLSVITLRVYVTGDQLPQIKINQKVKIFTDATKDTYKEHEGIVEWISDKAEFTPKTIQTKEERANLVYAVKIRVKNDGYLKIGMYGEIKF, encoded by the coding sequence ATGAAAAAGATACTTTACATAGCAATTACAACAATTCTAATTTCCTGTTCCAATAATAAAAATGATTTTGACGCGACAGGAACTTTTGAAGCTGTTGAAACTATAATTCCTGCCGAAGCTTCCGGAATTATAAAAGAATTAAAAGTTGAAGAAGGAAACAATCTAAAAGAGGGACAAGTTGTAGGTTATATAGATACGATTCAGCTAGAGCTAAAAAAAGAACAGCTTTTAGCACAAATAAAAGCAACACAAAGCCGAAAGCCAGACGCCAAAACACAGCTTGATGTTTATCGTGAAGAATTGAAACTGGCAAAAATAGATCAGCAACGTGTTCAAAATTTAGTAAATGCAGATGCTGCAACCAGAAAACAACTGGATGATGCCAATTCGAAAGTTTCTGTTATTCAAAAACAGATTACGGCTCTACAAACTTCTTTAGATATCAGTACAACCGGGATCGATGACGAAACACAGACCTTAAAAGTACAAATTAGCCAGATTAACGATCAATTGGCAAAATCCAAAATTGTCAATAAAACCAACGGAACAGTTTTAACCAAATATGCCGAAACCGGTGAAATGGCAACAATTGGGAAACCGCTTTACAAAATTGCAGATTTATCTGTAATCACTTTACGAGTGTATGTTACGGGAGATCAGCTTCCGCAGATTAAAATCAATCAAAAAGTAAAAATTTTTACTGATGCTACAAAAGACACTTATAAAGAACACGAAGGCATTGTAGAATGGATAAGCGATAAAGCGGAGTTTACTCCAAAAACAATTCAGACAAAAGAGGAACGTGCCAATCTGGTTTATGCAGTTAAAATCAGAGTTAAAAATGACGGATACTTAAAAATTGGGATGTACGGCGAAATAAAATTCTAA
- a CDS encoding ABC transporter ATP-binding protein, with product MESVIVKNITKVYGKEKKTAVDNVSFSVNKGELFGLIGPDGAGKTSIFRILTTVLLPDDGEASIDGLDVVKNYKEIRSTIGYMPGKFSLYQDLTIEENLNFFATLFGTTIQENYDLIKDIYIQIEPFKDRRAGKLSGGMKQKLALCCALIHKPNVLFLDEPTTGVDPVSRKEFWEMLKRLKQQNITIIVSTPYMDEANLCDRIALIQGGKILQMDTPQNIIKSYPDPLFAVKANDMHKLLPFLTEYPERKGSYAFGEYAHFSFNGNPDVQALEKYLKTKGLENIEIKNAEVTIEDSFIKLLS from the coding sequence ATGGAGTCTGTAATTGTAAAAAACATCACAAAGGTATATGGTAAAGAAAAAAAGACGGCTGTTGATAATGTTTCATTTTCTGTAAACAAAGGCGAGCTTTTTGGACTTATAGGACCTGACGGCGCGGGTAAAACCAGTATTTTCAGAATTCTGACTACTGTTTTACTTCCAGATGACGGAGAGGCTTCGATTGACGGACTGGATGTTGTAAAAAATTATAAGGAAATCAGAAGTACCATTGGCTACATGCCCGGAAAGTTTTCTTTGTACCAGGATTTAACTATTGAAGAAAACCTCAACTTTTTTGCCACTTTGTTTGGAACTACTATTCAGGAAAATTACGATTTGATTAAAGACATATATATTCAAATTGAACCTTTTAAGGATCGAAGAGCAGGAAAACTTTCAGGCGGAATGAAACAAAAACTGGCATTATGTTGTGCTTTAATTCACAAGCCAAATGTTTTATTTCTGGACGAACCCACAACTGGTGTTGACCCTGTTTCCAGAAAAGAATTTTGGGAAATGCTGAAACGTCTTAAACAGCAAAACATCACCATTATCGTTTCGACACCTTATATGGATGAAGCCAATCTATGCGACAGAATTGCGCTTATCCAAGGTGGTAAAATATTACAAATGGATACACCGCAAAATATTATAAAAAGTTATCCCGATCCCTTATTTGCCGTTAAGGCTAATGACATGCATAAACTGCTCCCGTTTTTGACTGAATATCCGGAACGAAAAGGAAGTTATGCATTTGGCGAATACGCTCATTTTTCATTCAATGGAAATCCTGATGTCCAGGCTTTAGAAAAATACTTAAAAACAAAAGGACTGGAAAACATTGAAATTAAAAATGCAGAGGTAACAATTGAAGACAGTTTTATAAAATTATTGAGCTGA
- a CDS encoding ABC transporter ATP-binding protein: MENKVITCKGLTKRFGDFIAVDKITFEVQKGEIFGFLGANGAGKTTAMRMLCGLSKPTSGEANIAGFDVYKETEKIKKNIGYMSQKFSLYDDLTVLENINFFAGIYGLSDTEIKSNSHSLIDSLGMRDLADKRVSSLPLGWKQKLAFSTAIIHKPEIVFLDEPTGGVDPLTRRQFWDLIYEASGNGITIFVTTHYMDEAEYCDRVSIMVDGRVEALNSPSNLKKQFSVGSMDEVFYHLAREAKRGE; this comes from the coding sequence ATGGAAAACAAAGTAATTACCTGCAAAGGATTAACAAAGCGTTTTGGAGATTTTATCGCCGTTGATAAAATTACATTTGAAGTCCAAAAGGGAGAAATTTTCGGGTTTCTTGGAGCCAATGGCGCCGGAAAAACTACTGCAATGAGAATGCTCTGCGGTTTGTCTAAACCTACTTCGGGCGAAGCTAATATTGCAGGTTTTGATGTTTATAAGGAAACTGAGAAAATTAAAAAGAATATTGGTTATATGAGTCAGAAATTCTCGCTCTATGATGATTTAACGGTTTTGGAAAACATCAACTTTTTCGCAGGAATTTATGGTTTATCAGATACCGAAATCAAATCGAACAGCCACTCGTTAATAGACAGTTTAGGTATGCGGGATCTGGCAGATAAACGTGTAAGTTCACTTCCGTTGGGATGGAAACAAAAACTGGCATTTTCTACAGCGATTATTCATAAACCTGAAATTGTATTCCTGGATGAACCCACGGGCGGAGTTGATCCGCTTACACGAAGACAATTCTGGGATTTAATTTATGAAGCATCAGGCAACGGAATTACCATTTTTGTAACCACACATTATATGGACGAAGCCGAATATTGCGATCGTGTTTCGATTATGGTCGATGGCAGGGTCGAAGCATTAAACAGTCCTTCCAATCTAAAAAAACAATTCAGTGTCGGCAGTATGGATGAGGTTTTCTACCACCTTGCCCGGGAAGCAAAACGCGGCGAATAA